A section of the Phaseolus vulgaris cultivar G19833 chromosome 8, P. vulgaris v2.0, whole genome shotgun sequence genome encodes:
- the LOC137825988 gene encoding PRA1 family protein B4-like: MATPTPSPQVLPVSNPQNTITTTVTTAEPQPPQPAFRAVISYFSDSLRHSLSHRRPWPELMDRSALAKPTSFSEATVRVRHNVSYFRVNYYVVVSLILAVSLLTSPFSLVLLFSLLASWLFLYLLRPSDRPLRLFGRTFTDFETLSLLAGSSFFLLFLTPLGSLLVSAFTLSVALVAAHAAFRVPEDLFLDDRDTSQPAGFLSILRAAVNVPPAAPPVPARG; this comes from the coding sequence ATGGCCACTCCAACACCCTCCCCACAGGTTCTCCCCGTCTCAAATCCTCAAAACACCATCACTACCACCGTCACCACCGCGGAACCGCAGCCACCGCAACCCGCATTCCGCGCCGTCATATCCTACTTCTCGGACTCCCTCCGCCACAGCCTCTCACACCGCCGCCCCTGGCCGGAGCTCATGGACCGGTCGGCGCTGGCGAAACCGACGTCATTCTCGGAGGCGACGGTGCGCGTGCGCCACAACGTCTCGTACTTCCGCGTGAACTACTACGTCGTGGTTTCGCTGATCCTGGCGGTGTCGCTCCTCACGAGCCCCTTCTCCCTGGTGCTCCTCTTCTCCCTCCTCGCCTCCTGGCTCTTCCTCTACCTCCTCCGCCCCAGCGACCGCCCCCTCCGCCTCTTCGGCCGCACCTTCACGGATTTCGAGACGCTCTCTCTCCTCGCCGGCTCTtccttcttcctcctcttcctcaCCCCCCTCGGCTCCCTCCTCGTCTCCGCCTTCACCCTCTCCGTCGCCCTCGTCGCCGCCCACGCCGCCTTCAGAGTCCCCGAGGACCTCTTCCTCGACGACCGCGACACCTCCCAGCCCGCCGGCTTCCTCTCCATCCTCCGCGCCGCGGTCAACGTCCCCCCCGCCGCCCCACCCGTCCCCGCCCGCGGCTGA